A genomic window from bacterium includes:
- a CDS encoding glutamate--tRNA ligase — protein MPIRTRYAPSPTGYLHVGGLRTALYNYLLARRNGGRFVLRVEDTDQTRRVEGAIENLYEVFAWLGLDVDEGPAAGGPFGPYVQSERLPIYAEHVRRLTDSHHGYPCFCSTETLEAIRADQAARGLPPMYDRRCRKIARNEALQRVASGEPHVWRMAVPHGRMIAVNDLIRGTVEINSDTVDDQVLVKSDGFPTYHLANVVDDHLMEISHVVRGEEWLTSTPKHILLYEFFEWEPPRFAHLPLLLNPDRSKMSKRTGDVAVEDYRRRGMLPEALLNYIALLGWHPGDDRELFTLNELIHEFSLERVGKAGAVFDVTKLFWVNSEYLKMQSDELILENVRSDLRELIETNDEARVRYAVATLRGGVQTCAELVERVRQVFAPVPHPDHEMEALLHDATLQKVISDFLMKLAELDASVWNEFDRLEEEFKIRAGEAGQAHGIKGRNLWRGLRAALTGQPHGPELAKLVGIWGRERTLSQVGRALDFARGAMSC, from the coding sequence ATGCCGATTAGAACCCGCTACGCACCCAGTCCTACGGGATACCTGCACGTCGGCGGACTGCGCACCGCGCTCTACAACTATTTGCTGGCGCGCAGAAACGGCGGCCGGTTCGTCCTGCGCGTTGAGGATACCGATCAGACGCGTCGCGTCGAGGGAGCCATCGAGAATCTCTACGAAGTGTTCGCGTGGCTCGGCCTGGACGTTGACGAGGGTCCGGCGGCGGGAGGGCCGTTCGGTCCGTACGTACAGTCGGAACGGTTACCGATTTATGCGGAGCACGTCCGCCGGTTGACCGATTCGCACCACGGGTATCCGTGCTTTTGCTCGACGGAGACTCTGGAGGCGATCCGCGCCGATCAGGCCGCCCGAGGTCTTCCGCCGATGTATGATCGGAGATGCCGGAAGATCGCCCGAAACGAAGCCCTGCAGCGCGTGGCGTCCGGTGAGCCTCACGTGTGGAGGATGGCCGTTCCGCATGGACGAATGATCGCGGTCAACGATCTGATTCGCGGCACCGTCGAGATCAACTCGGATACGGTGGACGATCAGGTGCTGGTCAAGTCCGACGGATTTCCCACCTATCACTTGGCCAACGTGGTGGACGATCACCTGATGGAGATTTCGCACGTCGTGCGCGGTGAAGAGTGGCTGACGTCCACGCCCAAGCACATTCTGCTCTATGAGTTCTTCGAGTGGGAACCGCCCCGGTTTGCGCATCTGCCGTTGCTCCTGAATCCGGATCGGAGCAAGATGTCCAAGCGAACGGGGGATGTGGCTGTTGAGGATTACCGCCGGCGGGGAATGCTTCCCGAAGCACTCCTGAACTACATTGCTCTTCTGGGCTGGCATCCCGGCGATGACCGCGAGCTGTTCACGCTGAACGAACTTATTCATGAGTTTTCGCTCGAACGGGTCGGCAAGGCGGGCGCGGTGTTCGACGTCACCAAGTTGTTCTGGGTGAACTCCGAATATCTTAAGATGCAGTCGGACGAATTGATCCTCGAGAACGTTCGATCCGACCTCCGGGAACTGATCGAGACTAACGATGAAGCGCGCGTGCGCTATGCGGTGGCAACGCTGCGGGGAGGCGTCCAGACCTGCGCGGAGTTGGTGGAGCGCGTCCGGCAAGTGTTCGCACCGGTGCCGCATCCCGACCACGAGATGGAAGCGCTTCTCCACGATGCGACGCTGCAGAAGGTGATCTCGGATTTCTTGATGAAGCTGGCCGAACTCGACGCGAGCGTTTGGAATGAGTTCGACCGGTTGGAGGAGGAATTCAAGATTCGCGCGGGCGAGGCGGGACAAGCGCATGGTATCAAGGGGCGAAACCTGTGGCGAGGTTTGCGCGCCGCGCTGACCGGTCAACCGCACGGCCCGGAACTCGCCAAACTGGTGGGAATTTGGGGACGCGAGCGAACGTTGTCACAAGTGGGACGCGCATTGGATTTCGCGCGCGGCGCGATGTCATGCTGA
- the ispF gene encoding 2-C-methyl-D-erythritol 2,4-cyclodiphosphate synthase produces MTELELRTGIGMDAHRCVAGRQLVLGGVEIPADFGLEAHSDGDVLAHAILDALLGAANLGDKGTLFPSSDPQFKNIRSTILLERAVGLLRERGGRIVNVDSSLICERPPIASHVPAMQENLAAALGVKNSQISVKATTTEGLGFTGRSEGIAALAVVTIRFPEGDHAD; encoded by the coding sequence ATGACTGAATTGGAACTCAGAACCGGAATCGGGATGGATGCACATCGCTGCGTGGCGGGACGCCAGCTGGTGCTGGGCGGCGTGGAGATTCCCGCAGATTTCGGTTTGGAAGCGCACTCCGACGGAGACGTACTGGCCCATGCGATTCTCGACGCGCTGCTCGGGGCCGCCAATCTGGGCGATAAGGGTACGCTGTTTCCTTCCTCCGATCCGCAGTTCAAGAACATTCGTTCCACAATTTTGCTCGAACGCGCCGTCGGCCTCTTGCGAGAGCGAGGCGGGCGGATCGTGAACGTGGATTCCAGCTTGATCTGCGAGCGTCCGCCGATTGCGAGTCACGTTCCCGCGATGCAGGAGAATCTGGCGGCAGCTCTCGGTGTGAAAAACTCGCAAATCTCCGTGAAGGCTACGACGACCGAAGGATTGGGTTTCACGGGCCGGAGCGAAGGAATCGCGGCTCTGGCAGTGGTGACCATTCGTTTTCCCGAAGGCGATCATGCCGATTAG
- the ispD gene encoding 2-C-methyl-D-erythritol 4-phosphate cytidylyltransferase, which produces MRFALLMPAAGSGVRLGAGTPKALLEMAGVPMFVWAVRSFVAFADCVEAVIAAPPDSVNAFQERVGKFFPKTNVQVVSGGSTRQQSVSLALRELRTDCEAVAIHDAARPLVSFELIQRVLDGLTDDVAAVVPGIPVADTLKRIGGRPPSIVATIDRQDLLAIQTPQVVRREIGVEAHRMAEETQFAATDDVALIEHFDLGETRVVEGDPRNFKITTQEDLDRARVLLERR; this is translated from the coding sequence TTGAGGTTCGCGCTGCTCATGCCGGCGGCGGGCAGCGGCGTTCGGTTGGGAGCGGGCACGCCCAAGGCGCTGCTGGAGATGGCCGGCGTGCCGATGTTCGTGTGGGCGGTTCGCTCGTTCGTTGCGTTCGCGGACTGCGTGGAAGCGGTGATTGCCGCGCCGCCGGACTCTGTGAACGCGTTTCAGGAACGCGTCGGCAAGTTCTTTCCAAAAACCAACGTCCAGGTCGTCTCCGGAGGATCCACCCGTCAACAGTCCGTGAGCTTGGCTTTGCGCGAGCTGCGAACGGATTGTGAAGCCGTCGCCATCCACGATGCCGCTCGGCCGCTGGTCAGTTTTGAGTTGATTCAACGCGTTTTGGACGGTCTTACGGATGACGTGGCGGCAGTAGTTCCCGGAATCCCGGTGGCCGATACGCTCAAGCGAATCGGCGGCCGCCCGCCCAGTATTGTAGCCACGATAGATCGTCAGGATCTGCTCGCGATTCAGACGCCGCAGGTGGTCCGCCGCGAGATCGGTGTGGAAGCGCACCGGATGGCCGAGGAAACGCAGTTTGCCGCAACCGATGACGTCGCGCTCATCGAGCACTTCGATTTGGGCGAGACGCGTGTAGTGGAGGGCGATCCGCGGAATTTCAAGATCACAACTCAAGAGGACCTCGACCGTGCCCGCGTGCTGCTTGAACGACGATGA
- the queA gene encoding tRNA preQ1(34) S-adenosylmethionine ribosyltransferase-isomerase QueA: MPITSAVYQPRGVQTTPRLSDFKYALPERLIAQEPLPHRDDSRLMIVDRDTRRIVDTKFPDVVDYLEAGDCLVVNETRVFPARLRGYKEKTEAEIEVFLLRRLTEELWEVLVKPARKVRTGNTIAIGDCITCEVIDNTTSGGRVVRFHYKGDFADLVEKHGQPPLPPYIRREVRPDDRERYQTIFARVSGAVAAPTAGMHFTPDLVKKVKAKGVDVIPLILHVGLGTFRPVQVEDLSRHRMDSEYYEVVQQSVDRINEAIARGRRVIAVGTSVTRTLETVANFNGGIKTARGWTDKFIYPPYHFKVVDRLITNFHLPGSTLLMLVSAFADQELIMKAYRHAIREKYRFYSYGDAMLII; this comes from the coding sequence ATGCCCATTACTTCGGCTGTCTACCAGCCGCGCGGAGTGCAAACCACTCCGCGATTGTCGGACTTCAAGTATGCCCTGCCCGAACGGCTGATCGCGCAGGAACCTCTGCCGCACCGCGACGACTCGCGACTCATGATCGTGGATCGTGACACGCGTCGCATCGTGGACACGAAATTCCCGGACGTCGTGGACTATCTTGAAGCGGGCGACTGTCTGGTGGTGAACGAGACGCGGGTCTTTCCCGCACGGCTTCGCGGCTATAAGGAAAAGACGGAAGCGGAAATCGAGGTGTTTCTGCTTCGCCGTCTCACCGAAGAGCTCTGGGAAGTGCTGGTGAAACCGGCTCGCAAGGTGCGAACCGGAAACACCATCGCCATCGGGGACTGCATCACCTGCGAAGTGATTGACAATACCACGTCGGGCGGCCGAGTGGTGCGCTTTCACTACAAGGGAGACTTTGCGGATCTGGTGGAGAAACACGGCCAGCCGCCGTTGCCTCCCTATATTCGGCGAGAAGTGCGGCCCGACGACCGTGAACGCTACCAGACCATTTTCGCGCGCGTTTCGGGAGCGGTGGCGGCCCCCACGGCGGGAATGCACTTCACACCCGATCTGGTGAAGAAGGTCAAGGCCAAGGGAGTGGACGTTATTCCGCTTATCCTGCACGTCGGATTGGGTACGTTCCGACCGGTGCAGGTCGAGGATCTGTCGCGTCACCGCATGGACTCCGAATACTATGAAGTAGTGCAGCAATCGGTGGATCGCATCAATGAGGCCATTGCCCGCGGGCGGCGGGTGATCGCCGTCGGCACATCGGTCACGCGCACGCTGGAAACGGTCGCCAACTTCAACGGCGGAATTAAAACCGCCCGGGGATGGACGGACAAGTTCATCTATCCACCGTATCATTTCAAAGTGGTGGATCGCCTGATTACGAATTTCCATCTGCCGGGATCCACGTTGCTGATGCTGGTATCGGCCTTCGCCGATCAGGAACTGATCATGAAAGCGTATCGCCACGCCATCCGTGAGAAGTATCGCTTCTACAGCTATGGCGATGCGATGTTGATCATTTGA
- the ruvB gene encoding Holliday junction branch migration DNA helicase RuvB: MPRIIEAERHEEDRELENSLRPGTFDEFVGQPRVKEQLSIFIQAARERGEALDHCLFHGPPGLGKTTLAHLMARSMGRNIRITTGPVLERPGDLAGLLTNLQDGDILFIDEIHRLSSAVEEYLYPAMEEYKLDILIDKGPAARTLQLQLPRFTLVGATTRAGLLTGPLRSRFGVTLRLDYYGEEDLHVLLRRSAGLLAVESDENGLAEIATRSRGTPRVANRLLRRIRDVAQVRASGRITGPVAHEALRILEIDEYGLDELDKRLLRALVDKFRGGPVGLGTLAVTIGEDEGTLEEICEPYLIRQGFLQRTSRGRVATARAFEHLGLTIPSDVQSNLFESKLAN, from the coding sequence ATGCCGCGAATCATCGAAGCGGAACGGCACGAAGAAGATCGCGAGTTAGAGAATTCTCTCCGACCGGGAACGTTCGATGAGTTCGTGGGTCAACCGCGCGTCAAGGAACAGCTTTCCATCTTCATTCAGGCGGCGCGCGAGCGGGGGGAAGCGCTGGATCATTGTCTGTTTCACGGCCCGCCGGGGCTGGGGAAGACCACGCTGGCGCATCTCATGGCGCGCAGCATGGGGAGGAATATCCGCATCACGACCGGACCGGTGCTGGAGAGGCCGGGGGACTTGGCCGGACTGCTGACGAACTTGCAGGACGGCGATATTCTGTTCATTGATGAAATCCATCGTCTGAGCTCAGCGGTAGAAGAGTATCTTTATCCGGCGATGGAAGAATATAAGCTGGACATCCTGATTGACAAGGGTCCGGCGGCGCGCACGCTGCAGCTTCAGCTTCCGCGATTTACTCTGGTGGGAGCGACGACGCGAGCCGGATTGTTGACGGGGCCGCTGCGTTCGCGATTCGGCGTGACGCTCCGTCTCGACTACTACGGCGAGGAGGATTTGCACGTTCTGCTGCGGCGGTCGGCGGGCTTGCTCGCGGTTGAAAGCGACGAGAACGGACTGGCGGAGATTGCGACGCGATCCCGGGGCACGCCGCGCGTCGCCAACCGGCTCTTGCGGCGGATTCGCGACGTCGCTCAGGTTCGAGCGAGCGGACGAATCACCGGCCCGGTGGCGCATGAAGCGTTGCGGATTCTGGAAATTGACGAGTACGGTTTGGATGAGCTTGACAAACGTCTGCTGCGGGCGCTCGTAGACAAGTTTCGCGGCGGTCCCGTCGGACTGGGCACTCTGGCCGTGACGATCGGAGAAGACGAGGGCACGCTGGAAGAGATCTGCGAGCCTTATCTGATACGACAAGGTTTTTTACAGCGGACCTCGCGAGGGCGCGTTGCCACTGCCCGAGCGTTCGAACACCTCGGATTGACGATACCCAGTGACGTTCAATCCAACTTGTTTGAATCGAAGCTGGCCAATTGA
- the ruvA gene encoding Holliday junction branch migration protein RuvA, with the protein MIEFVEGVLTAKSPSHAVIQVGGIGLRGIISLSTYDDLPAIGQPFRLWTHLQVRDDELVLFAFSALEERWLFRHLITVNGVGPRLAMTVLSAARSETIRRAVADGDSDRLKSIPRIGAKIAERIVLELKKKLGEELPETAAMPGAVGSGVREAVDALCALGFTRNEAEKAVAGAAKRGAQGVEELVKQSLRMD; encoded by the coding sequence GTGATTGAGTTTGTCGAGGGCGTGCTGACCGCCAAATCTCCATCGCATGCCGTGATTCAGGTGGGTGGAATCGGTTTGCGGGGGATTATTTCGCTCTCCACTTATGATGATTTGCCGGCGATAGGCCAGCCATTTCGGTTGTGGACTCATTTGCAGGTTCGCGACGACGAGCTGGTGCTGTTCGCGTTTTCGGCTCTTGAAGAGCGATGGTTGTTTCGTCATCTGATCACCGTTAACGGCGTGGGCCCGCGACTGGCGATGACGGTGTTGTCGGCCGCTCGCTCGGAAACGATCCGTCGGGCGGTGGCTGACGGGGACAGTGATCGTCTGAAGAGTATTCCGCGCATCGGCGCGAAGATCGCCGAGCGGATCGTTTTGGAATTGAAGAAGAAACTCGGCGAGGAGTTGCCGGAGACGGCGGCGATGCCGGGAGCCGTCGGCAGTGGAGTCCGCGAGGCGGTGGACGCGCTGTGCGCGTTGGGATTCACGCGAAACGAAGCCGAAAAAGCGGTCGCCGGAGCGGCCAAGCGCGGAGCGCAGGGAGTTGAAGAACTGGTGAAGCAGTCACTCAGGATGGATTGA
- the ruvC gene encoding crossover junction endodeoxyribonuclease RuvC, translated as MDPGLGTTGWGVIRVTARGPVYAGSGRIRTDSKQPIGRRLTKIFETLQQTVDEYHVTTGAVESGFVGRGALSALQLGQARAAAILALEMKGISVRDLSPREIKLAVTGRGSAAKAQVSYMVGRILGLEFEGGEEDISDALAAALCRALHDAPKARVAR; from the coding sequence GTGGATCCCGGCTTGGGCACAACCGGCTGGGGAGTGATTCGCGTGACGGCGCGCGGACCGGTTTATGCGGGCTCGGGACGGATTCGCACCGATTCGAAGCAACCGATCGGGCGGCGGCTAACGAAGATTTTCGAAACGCTTCAGCAGACGGTTGATGAGTACCACGTGACGACCGGAGCGGTGGAGAGCGGATTCGTAGGGCGCGGCGCCTTGAGTGCATTGCAACTCGGACAGGCGCGCGCGGCCGCGATTTTAGCGCTTGAGATGAAGGGCATTTCCGTGCGCGATCTTAGCCCGCGCGAGATCAAGCTGGCGGTCACGGGTCGCGGCTCGGCTGCTAAGGCACAGGTCAGCTATATGGTAGGCCGGATTCTCGGCTTGGAGTTCGAGGGCGGCGAAGAAGACATCTCCGACGCTCTGGCGGCGGCGCTGTGCAGGGCGTTGCATGATGCTCCGAAAGCGAGAGTCGCACGGTGA
- a CDS encoding YebC/PmpR family DNA-binding transcriptional regulator — MSGHSKWATIRRKKEKVDAARGQVFTRLIRELTISSRLGGSNPEANARLRSAIDAAKTANMPSDNIDRAIKKGAGELEGQILEEVRYEGYGPGGVAVLVECVTDNRNRTASEVRHVFSKRNGTMAETGAVAWMFDRLGYLSLDKDQGGEEEIMELAIEAGATDVKGDDSIWEVYTTPEELYKVKAELETRGKTVASAEISYIPKNTIKVEADSAKTLLGLIDALEELDDAQNVYSNFEIDDSVMESLS, encoded by the coding sequence ATGTCCGGTCACAGCAAGTGGGCCACCATCCGCCGCAAGAAAGAGAAGGTTGACGCGGCGCGGGGCCAAGTGTTTACGAGGCTGATTCGAGAGCTCACCATCTCGTCCCGTCTGGGAGGCTCGAATCCCGAGGCGAACGCCCGTCTGCGAAGCGCAATTGACGCAGCCAAGACGGCGAACATGCCGAGCGACAACATTGATCGAGCCATCAAGAAGGGTGCGGGCGAACTCGAAGGCCAGATTCTGGAAGAAGTCCGCTATGAGGGCTATGGGCCGGGGGGAGTGGCGGTGCTGGTGGAGTGCGTAACCGACAATCGGAACCGCACGGCCAGTGAAGTCCGGCACGTATTCAGCAAGCGCAACGGTACGATGGCGGAAACCGGCGCCGTAGCGTGGATGTTCGACCGTCTGGGCTATCTCAGCCTTGACAAGGATCAGGGCGGCGAAGAAGAGATCATGGAGCTGGCCATCGAAGCCGGCGCCACGGACGTGAAGGGGGACGATTCGATTTGGGAAGTCTATACGACTCCCGAAGAGCTTTATAAGGTCAAGGCGGAGCTTGAAACGCGCGGGAAAACGGTTGCTTCAGCCGAGATTTCCTACATTCCCAAGAACACGATCAAGGTGGAAGCGGACAGCGCGAAGACGCTGCTTGGATTGATTGACGCACTCGAAGAGCTCGATGACGCGCAAAACGTGTACTCCAACTTCGAGATTGACGATTCGGTGATGGAGTCTCTGTCATAG
- a CDS encoding cobalamin B12-binding domain-containing protein, with amino-acid sequence MDRKIRILVAKPGLDGHDRGAKVMAAAFRDAGMEVIYMGLRQTPEMIVEASIQEDVDVIALSILSGAHMTIFPAVLKLAKEKGLDDVLLTGGGIIPKEDMEKLEQLGVGRLFGPGTPTSVPIEYIRDWVRVHRAESTERSVK; translated from the coding sequence ATGGATAGAAAAATCAGAATCTTGGTTGCCAAGCCCGGGCTTGATGGGCACGACCGAGGCGCCAAGGTCATGGCCGCCGCTTTCCGTGATGCGGGCATGGAAGTCATCTATATGGGCCTCCGCCAAACCCCCGAAATGATTGTGGAGGCCTCGATCCAGGAAGACGTGGATGTGATCGCCCTCTCGATACTGTCCGGGGCTCATATGACGATTTTCCCGGCGGTTCTGAAGCTGGCGAAAGAAAAGGGATTGGATGACGTTCTCCTGACCGGGGGCGGGATCATTCCCAAGGAAGACATGGAGAAGCTGGAGCAGTTGGGCGTCGGTCGCTTGTTCGGGCCCGGCACTCCCACTTCCGTTCCCATCGAATACATCCGTGACTGGGTTCGAGTTCATCGAGCCGAGTCCACCGAGCGTTCCGTCAAGTAG
- a CDS encoding GIY-YIG nuclease family protein: protein MAKKTVPFNKTGIANLPNDKPVVYTIETKDGKTNYVGSAKRGRVQERLQEHLAEGKDHVAGVKVQVRQFDSIEAAKRHESLVIKEQEPKYNEKGK from the coding sequence ATGGCAAAGAAAACAGTTCCGTTCAACAAGACAGGCATTGCGAATCTTCCGAACGACAAGCCTGTGGTGTACACGATCGAGACAAAAGATGGCAAAACAAACTACGTCGGTTCTGCCAAGCGGGGCCGTGTTCAGGAACGTCTGCAAGAGCATCTGGCAGAGGGTAAGGACCATGTCGCAGGAGTGAAGGTGCAAGTGCGTCAGTTTGATTCCATTGAAGCAGCCAAGCGACACGAGTCTTTGGTCATAAAGGAGCAAGAACCGAAGTACAATGAGAAAGGCAAATGA
- the dnaK gene encoding molecular chaperone DnaK, protein MSKIIGIDLGTTNSCVAVVEGGEPVVIPNAEGARTTPSVVAFSKSGERLVGPAAKRQAVTNPKKTVYSIKRFMGRRHDEVSEEMRRVPYDVVSSGGLAKVKIDDKEYSPPEISAMILQKMRQAAEDYLGEKVTKAVITVPAYFNDAQRQATKDAGDIAGLEVLRIVNEPTAASLAYGLDKKKNEKIAVYDLGGGTFDISILELGEGVFEVKSTNGDTHLGGDDWDTRLIDYLADEFKKNEGIDLRKDPMALQRLREASEKAKIELSGSSQTQVNLPFITATAEGPKHLDMTLTRAKFQELTEDLAQRTVEPCRIALREAGLKASDIDEVILVGGSTRMPRVIELVKEFFGKDPHRGVNPDEVVAVGAAIQGGILGGDVKDVLLLDVTPLSLGIETLGGVMTKLIDANTTIPTKRTETFSTASDSQPSVEIHVLQGERPIAVDNKTIGRFTLDGIPPAPRGIPQIEVTFDIDANGILSVHAKDKATNREQSIKITHSSGLSKEEVARMKTDAKSHESEDKKRREEVDSRNAADALAFQTERQIKELGEKLTGDNKAKLQAAVDRVKAALKGSDMNEIKSSSDALNQIWQQIAPTLYQQQATPQPEPEPQPQSRDDDEKSGKVEDADFEVVDDKNKK, encoded by the coding sequence ATGTCCAAGATCATCGGAATTGACCTCGGAACCACCAATTCCTGCGTGGCCGTCGTGGAAGGTGGCGAACCGGTCGTCATCCCCAATGCCGAAGGCGCGCGCACCACACCGTCGGTGGTCGCCTTTTCCAAGAGCGGCGAGCGGCTCGTCGGTCCGGCTGCCAAGCGGCAGGCCGTCACTAATCCCAAAAAGACCGTCTATTCGATAAAGCGCTTCATGGGCCGTCGCCACGACGAAGTCAGCGAAGAGATGCGCCGCGTTCCCTATGATGTCGTGAGCAGCGGCGGACTGGCCAAAGTCAAGATTGACGATAAGGAATACAGCCCGCCCGAAATCTCCGCCATGATCCTCCAGAAAATGCGGCAAGCGGCGGAGGACTATCTCGGCGAAAAAGTGACCAAGGCTGTCATTACCGTTCCCGCCTACTTCAACGATGCCCAGCGGCAGGCCACCAAGGACGCCGGTGATATCGCAGGTCTCGAAGTCCTGCGCATCGTCAACGAGCCGACCGCCGCATCGCTGGCCTACGGTCTCGACAAGAAGAAAAACGAGAAGATCGCCGTCTACGACCTCGGTGGCGGCACGTTCGATATTTCGATTCTCGAACTCGGTGAAGGCGTCTTCGAGGTCAAGTCCACCAACGGCGACACGCACCTCGGCGGCGACGACTGGGACACCCGCCTGATTGACTATCTGGCCGACGAGTTCAAGAAGAACGAAGGCATTGACCTGCGTAAGGATCCAATGGCCTTGCAGCGGTTGCGTGAAGCCTCCGAAAAAGCCAAGATCGAGCTTTCCGGTTCATCGCAAACGCAGGTGAATCTTCCCTTCATCACTGCCACCGCCGAAGGACCGAAGCATCTCGATATGACGCTCACCCGCGCCAAGTTTCAGGAACTCACCGAAGACCTCGCGCAGCGCACCGTCGAACCGTGCCGCATTGCGTTGCGCGAGGCCGGTCTCAAGGCGTCCGACATTGACGAAGTGATTCTGGTCGGCGGTTCGACGCGTATGCCGCGCGTGATCGAGCTGGTCAAGGAATTTTTCGGCAAGGATCCCCATCGCGGCGTGAATCCCGACGAGGTGGTGGCGGTCGGTGCGGCCATTCAGGGCGGCATTCTCGGCGGCGACGTCAAGGACGTGCTGCTGCTCGACGTGACGCCGCTTTCGCTCGGCATCGAAACTCTCGGCGGCGTGATGACCAAACTGATTGACGCCAACACCACCATTCCCACCAAGCGCACCGAGACTTTCTCGACCGCCTCCGACAGCCAGCCGTCGGTGGAGATTCACGTCTTGCAGGGCGAGCGTCCGATAGCGGTTGACAACAAGACAATCGGCCGCTTCACGCTCGACGGCATTCCGCCCGCGCCGCGCGGCATTCCGCAGATCGAAGTGACGTTCGACATTGACGCCAACGGCATTCTATCGGTTCACGCCAAGGACAAAGCCACGAATCGCGAACAGTCCATCAAGATCACGCACAGCTCGGGCCTCTCGAAGGAAGAGGTCGCGCGCATGAAAACCGACGCGAAATCTCACGAGAGCGAGGATAAAAAGCGGCGCGAGGAAGTGGACTCGCGCAACGCCGCCGATGCGCTCGCTTTCCAGACCGAGCGGCAGATCAAGGAGCTCGGCGAAAAGCTAACCGGCGACAACAAGGCCAAGTTGCAGGCGGCGGTGGATCGCGTCAAGGCCGCGCTCAAGGGCAGCGACATGAACGAGATTAAGTCTTCAAGCGACGCGCTCAATCAAATCTGGCAGCAGATCGCGCCCACGCTCTATCAGCAGCAGGCTACTCCTCAACCTGAGCCCGAACCGCAGCCGCAATCGCGCGACGACGACGAAAAGTCCGGCAAAGTCGAGGACGCCGACTTCGAAGTCGTGGACGACAAGAACAAGAAATAA
- a CDS encoding carboxymuconolactone decarboxylase family protein, with protein MKIANDVFGLAAERPEQEHLILLSALSVLWLSPQNPEAQLILERYRDRCYSFESLREAALQLFLIAGFQTSIEAAFQIREVYGEGLPGLDKELEVMDAKQWLERGFELQSQVYGESVVRLRSNLGELSPELAVWPVLVGYGLVLSRPGLPPHWRELLEVAVLAVQNFPRQLFSHLRGALNLGASPEEVETVLRVADIMASPEASRSAWQLWRRINP; from the coding sequence TTGAAGATTGCCAATGATGTGTTCGGCTTGGCCGCAGAGCGGCCCGAGCAGGAACACCTTATTCTTCTGTCCGCGCTTTCGGTGCTGTGGCTTTCGCCGCAGAATCCGGAGGCGCAGCTCATTTTGGAACGCTATCGCGACCGATGCTATTCCTTCGAGTCGCTCCGCGAAGCCGCGCTTCAGTTGTTCCTGATCGCGGGCTTTCAAACCTCCATCGAGGCCGCGTTTCAGATTCGGGAAGTCTACGGCGAAGGCCTTCCCGGACTTGACAAAGAACTTGAAGTCATGGATGCCAAACAATGGCTGGAACGGGGCTTCGAGCTTCAGAGTCAGGTCTATGGCGAGAGCGTTGTGCGGCTGCGCTCAAACCTCGGAGAATTGTCTCCTGAGCTGGCCGTCTGGCCCGTCCTCGTGGGATACGGCCTGGTACTTTCTCGGCCCGGCCTGCCGCCTCACTGGCGTGAGCTGCTCGAAGTCGCGGTCTTGGCCGTTCAGAATTTCCCGCGACAACTGTTCAGTCATCTTCGTGGCGCTCTGAATCTTGGTGCCTCTCCTGAGGAGGTCGAAACCGTACTGAGAGTGGCTGACATCATGGCCTCTCCCGAGGCCAGTCGGTCAGCTTGGCAGCTTTGGCGGCGAATCAATCCCTAA